A stretch of DNA from Maridesulfovibrio sp.:
GGGTATCAGCGGGTGGCAGGCAGAGAGTGGAAGCTGCTCAAAAAGTCTTCCGGCGGGACAGCGCAGGAGGCGGAACTGGCCTTGCGCAAACCGCACCTGCAAAAAGCTCAGGCAGACCTCTCTTCCTCCAAGGCAAAACTTCAGCAGGCCCGGATAGATCTTGACCGCACCAGCGTGCGTGTCCCGTTTTCCTGCATGGTGCTGGACAAGAGTGCCGACCTTGGAGCCTATCTCAGCCTCAATGAATCCATAGGAAGTATTGTCGGGACTGACGAGTTCTGGGTGATGGTTTCCGTTCCGGTCGACCGTCTCAACCGCATTGCGATTCCCTCTGCGGCAAACGGGTTCAAAGGGTCGCGGGCCCGCGTAGTGGTCGGCTCCGGCAGCGATACCTTCGAGCGTGAAGGTGAAGTGCTGCGTCTTCTTCCCTCTCTTGAATCCAAGGGACGCATGGCCAGAATCATCGTTTCCGTGAAAGATCCTCTGAATCTCGGCGGTGACGGAACGCATCCGATGCTGCTCGGCAGCTATGTCAACGTGTACATCGATTCCGGAAAACTGGATAACGTGATCGCCATTCCCCGCTCCGCCTTCCGCGACAACGATACCATCTGGATAATGAAGGACGGCGGCACACTGGACATCCGCAGCGTAAATCCTGTCTGGCGTGATCTGGATAACATCTATCTGGCAAGCGGCGTAAGCTCCGGTGAAAAACTCGTTGTTACCGATATTTCCGCACCACTGCAGGGCATGGGATTGCGCGAAAACGTTCAGAAAGCCGAAAAGGTGAACAACGATGGCTGATCAGAACAAAAAAGGCGGCGCCATAGCATGGATGGCCGGTAACCCGGTCGCCTCCAACCTGCTGATGATCATTCTGCTGGTCGGCGGGCTGGTTATGGGCTTCAATATCAAGCAGGAAGTCTTTCCTGAATTTTCGACAGACACTGTAACCGTAAGTGTCGCTT
This window harbors:
- a CDS encoding efflux RND transporter periplasmic adaptor subunit translates to MTKKFMYYVKQIGLKGVVPLLILVLAVVGARMIIKTKPVAKKRPPVVTAPLVNTRILASQTYEVWTPVMGTVEAAREITLEPEVAGRVVEVSESFIPGGHLKKGEQVLRIDPMDYELAVKQQEAVVVEAEYNLKVESGYQRVAGREWKLLKKSSGGTAQEAELALRKPHLQKAQADLSSSKAKLQQARIDLDRTSVRVPFSCMVLDKSADLGAYLSLNESIGSIVGTDEFWVMVSVPVDRLNRIAIPSAANGFKGSRARVVVGSGSDTFEREGEVLRLLPSLESKGRMARIIVSVKDPLNLGGDGTHPMLLGSYVNVYIDSGKLDNVIAIPRSAFRDNDTIWIMKDGGTLDIRSVNPVWRDLDNIYLASGVSSGEKLVVTDISAPLQGMGLRENVQKAEKVNNDG